One genomic segment of Trichococcus shcherbakoviae includes these proteins:
- a CDS encoding 5-methylcytosine restriction system specificity protein McrC, producing MKSKIPIRNIYYMLAYTHDSLKFQEFKRVGEEEFENVLELYATILSLGVPSLIRAGLLKEYRVFTEQSGVVRGKINLSDTIKSNSLIRKKLIVSYDQFSEDNLLNQIIKATLENFRSQKRVSTPIRKKISSLLPYFADVSDVQLDLRLWDGIIYSKQNIRYNFMVDICRYAFEQILIDESQDDFLRKSVNDNRKLSALYEKFVYEFYRRESPYTVTHNQINWLVSDGYTSALPKMQTDIVLRDGKSTLIIDTKFYSKNMAQSFEGAEYKQLSSNLYQMFAYLNNWSMITDANVGGMILYAKTSDEYQPNHSYWIKGQSVVIDVIDLDQPFTQITEQLLKLAEKSFLRVNKGFK from the coding sequence ATGAAGAGTAAAATTCCCATTCGTAATATTTATTACATGCTGGCCTATACACATGATTCCTTAAAATTTCAAGAGTTCAAGCGAGTTGGAGAAGAAGAATTTGAGAATGTTCTTGAACTTTATGCTACTATCTTATCTTTGGGTGTTCCTTCTTTGATTCGTGCCGGGTTGCTAAAAGAGTACAGGGTTTTTACTGAACAAAGTGGAGTTGTTCGCGGTAAGATAAACTTATCAGATACGATTAAGAGCAATTCATTGATACGAAAAAAATTGATAGTATCTTATGACCAGTTTTCAGAGGACAATTTGTTGAATCAAATCATAAAAGCGACACTTGAAAATTTTCGCAGTCAAAAGAGAGTTAGCACACCAATACGAAAGAAAATATCCTCGCTGTTGCCTTATTTTGCGGATGTCTCTGATGTTCAATTGGATTTGAGGCTTTGGGACGGAATCATATATTCGAAACAAAATATTCGCTATAATTTTATGGTGGATATATGCCGTTATGCATTTGAGCAGATTTTAATTGATGAAAGCCAAGATGATTTTTTACGAAAAAGCGTTAATGATAATCGGAAACTCTCTGCGTTGTATGAGAAATTTGTTTATGAATTTTACAGGAGAGAATCTCCATACACTGTCACGCATAACCAAATTAATTGGCTAGTTAGTGATGGATACACATCTGCCTTACCCAAAATGCAAACGGATATCGTCTTAAGAGATGGAAAAAGTACTCTGATTATTGATACTAAATTTTATTCAAAAAATATGGCGCAGAGTTTTGAAGGTGCTGAGTATAAGCAGTTAAGCAGTAATCTTTATCAGATGTTTGCGTATCTAAATAACTGGAGCATGATAACAGACGCAAATGTTGGTGGTATGATTTTATATGCAAAAACCTCAGATGAATATCAGCCAAATCATAGTTACTGGATAAAAGGACAGAGTGTCGTAATTGATGTTATTGATTTGGATCAACCATTTACGCAAATAACTGAACAGCTATTAAAACTTGCTGAAAAATCTTTTCTTAGGGTGAATAAGGGTTTTAAATAG
- a CDS encoding SDR family oxidoreductase has product MTEPILKDPRELYHTGKFADQDQDTPALQAKMLPEPDCGEESYVGNHLLENRRVLITGGDSGIGRAAAIAYAREGADVAIQFFPGEERDAEEVAEYIEKAGRKAVLLPYDLRDESKYQEIIDKTVKELGGLDTLVLNAAQQIARESISELPLEQVKDTFTVNIISMFGLVKAAEPHLPAGGAIITTTSIQAYDPSPHLMDYAATKSAIASFTISLAKQFAKKGIRVNGVAPGPIWTPLQLDQGQPEGALPEFGQKTLLGRAGQPVELAHVYVFLASNNASYVTAQIYGVTGGDVIDL; this is encoded by the coding sequence ATGACTGAACCTATTTTGAAGGATCCAAGAGAGTTGTATCACACTGGAAAATTTGCAGATCAGGATCAAGACACCCCAGCTTTGCAAGCTAAGATGCTGCCGGAACCCGATTGCGGGGAGGAAAGCTATGTGGGCAACCACCTGTTGGAGAATCGCCGTGTATTGATCACTGGTGGGGATTCCGGAATCGGCCGGGCGGCTGCGATAGCTTATGCCAGAGAAGGCGCCGATGTGGCGATCCAATTTTTCCCTGGCGAAGAACGCGATGCAGAAGAAGTCGCCGAATATATAGAGAAGGCCGGCAGGAAGGCTGTATTGCTTCCATACGACCTTCGCGATGAATCCAAGTACCAAGAAATAATCGATAAAACCGTCAAAGAACTAGGTGGATTGGATACACTTGTATTGAATGCCGCCCAACAGATCGCGCGGGAGTCCATTTCGGAGTTGCCGTTGGAACAAGTCAAAGACACTTTCACCGTCAACATCATTTCGATGTTCGGACTGGTGAAAGCTGCTGAACCACATCTGCCGGCGGGAGGCGCAATCATCACGACAACCTCAATCCAGGCTTACGATCCCAGCCCTCATTTGATGGATTATGCTGCAACCAAGTCAGCGATTGCTAGCTTCACGATCAGTTTGGCGAAACAATTCGCCAAGAAAGGCATCCGCGTGAACGGCGTGGCGCCGGGTCCAATCTGGACACCGTTGCAACTGGACCAAGGACAACCGGAAGGTGCTTTGCCGGAATTCGGGCAAAAAACCTTGTTGGGTAGGGCGGGACAGCCGGTCGAACTGGCGCATGTCTATGTCTTCCTGGCATCCAACAACGCCAGCTATGTGACCGCCCAAATCTATGGCGTGACCGGTGGCGACGTAATCGATTTGTGA